GGCACCAATGAGCATACCATAACCAAACTGAAGAGTTTAAACCTCATCCCCGCCATCGCCGGCATAGCCTATGGCAGCAAAGCCAGGAGGCTGGTATACCCCATCTTGCAAAAACTAGAGGAAACCACCATCGACAACAAGTTAGAAAAACACCCATCTCTTTTGTGGGAGGCAGTAAGAATAGCTAGACAGTTGGTTTCCCCTCTTAAACAGGCAGTATTACAGGAAAGATAGAAGTTTCCCAACAGGATACAAATACTACCAGAACCAGTAGTAGGTTTTTATGGAAAATATCATGGGGAGGACAGAGAAAGTCATAAAAGTAATTATATGTGGCTATTATGGACAAGGTAATGTTGGTGATGAAGCCCTACTGGTTTCCATTCTATCCCAATTAGAGGAACTGGCCAGACCTAAACCCGTCGGTGACTCGGAGGGACACCTCCTTTTATCTGCCCCCGGTAAATTCTATCAGACCATAGTCGTCTCTGCCAACCCCAAGAAGACCCAAAGAGACTATGCAGTAGACAAGAGTTACTCAAGACTTGGCGTTGTAAAACAGCTCCTCTGTTTGGGGAAAAATGACGTGTTTATATGGGGTGGAGGTAGTCTTATCCAAGATGTAACCAGTTGGAAAAGCCCCCTATATTATCTCGCCCTAATGAGACTGGCACAGCTAAAAGGAGCAAAAACTTTTGCCATAGCCCAAGGGATTGGCCCTATCCGCAATCCTATCATAAGATGGCTAACTAAACTGGTATTGGCCCAATGTAATGGGATTAGTGTTAGAGACAACGAGTCGGCAAGGATTTTAGAAAAATGGGGGCTTAAATTTATCACCGCCGCGGATCCCGTGTGGGCTTTGGATGGTATAGTACCATCAGATCTACAGTTGCCCCCATCTCCCAGAATCGCCGTTAATCTCAGACAACACCCCCTCCTTTCCCCCCAGAAACTAGAAACCCTTATCCAGACTTTCCTAGAGCTACAAAGAGTTACTAAATGCAGTATCTTGTTGTTACCTTTTCAGCCGTCACAGGATTTACCA
The Geminocystis sp. M7585_C2015_104 genome window above contains:
- the csaB gene encoding polysaccharide pyruvyl transferase CsaB, whose amino-acid sequence is MGRTEKVIKVIICGYYGQGNVGDEALLVSILSQLEELARPKPVGDSEGHLLLSAPGKFYQTIVVSANPKKTQRDYAVDKSYSRLGVVKQLLCLGKNDVFIWGGGSLIQDVTSWKSPLYYLALMRLAQLKGAKTFAIAQGIGPIRNPIIRWLTKLVLAQCNGISVRDNESARILEKWGLKFITAADPVWALDGIVPSDLQLPPSPRIAVNLRQHPLLSPQKLETLIQTFLELQRVTKCSILLLPFQPSQDLPVCQKVAETIPDCQILHINNPRKLKGLFSQIDMLIGMRLHSLI